The following coding sequences are from one Ctenopharyngodon idella isolate HZGC_01 chromosome 17, HZGC01, whole genome shotgun sequence window:
- the zdhhc22 gene encoding palmitoyltransferase ZDHHC22: MLFRMVKLRLLNTIAPAYFYTATVVTFALHFLLFMPTVFQRQDVMLNPTMLAHIAVFLFFMGNALGNYTMTIRYPSESANETVIPVCSPDCPDRIDAHYLLNGRHFCKVCKKVILKRDHHCFFTGNCIGNRNMRYFIMFSIYTSCCCLYSLVIGVAYLTMEYSISFENPLTFLTLLPLTTGYFFLGLISGLQFFLVVMLYVWLGIGLVSSGFCCQQLLLVARGQTWCELQKGYLSESRGTWRANLTDVFGSRWALGLFLPVQTVETVPGNWQVYHDHKHD; encoded by the exons ATGTTGTTCAGGATGGTAAAACTCAGACTGCTCAACACTATTGCACCAGCATACTTCTACACGGCAACCGTGGTCACATTCGCCCTCCACTTCCTCCTCTTCATGCCCACTGTATTCCAAAGGCAAGATGTGATGTTAAACCCCACCATGCTGGCCCACATTGCCGTCTTTCTATTCTTCATGGGGAACGCATTGGGTAATTACACAATGACTATACGGTATCCATCTGAGAGTGCCAACGAGACGGTTATTCCAGTCTGTTCACCTGACTGCCCAGACAGAATTGACGCACACTACCTCCTGAATGGACGCCACTTCTGTAAAGTGTGTAAGAAAGTGATTCTAAAACGGGACCACCACTGCTTTTTCACAGGAAACTGTATTGGGAATAGGAACATGCGCTACTTTATTATGTTCAGCATCTATACATCCTGCTGTTGTCTGTATTCATTGGTAATTGGGGTGGCGTATCTTACGATGGAGTACTCCATTTCCTTTGAGAACCCACTGACATTCCTCACTCTTCTTCCACTGACAACAGGCTACTTCTTCCTTG GTTTGATTTCAGGTCTCCAGTTCTTTCTGGTTGTAATGCTGTACGTCTGGCTGGGTATCGGACTAGTGAGCTCCGGTTTCTGCTGTCAACAGCTTCTACTTGTAGCCCGAGGGCAGACCTGGTGTGAGCTGCAAAAAGGGTATTTGTCGGAGAGTCGCGGTACCTGGCGTGCCAACCTGACTGATGTTTTTGGTTCCCGTTGGGCTCTGGGCCTTTTCCTGCCAGTTCAGACTGTTGAGACTGTACCTGGAAACTGGCAGGTCTACCATGATCACAAACATGACTGA